One Pseudonocardia sediminis DNA window includes the following coding sequences:
- a CDS encoding ABC transporter permease, which produces MSTDTKQDSVDTPPPVETAAPAPAAGLLRRTWRRRQVKIGTSLTLVVVAVALLGPVLGPLLTGHDVGDFVGKPFRPDGAAGTDDLGRDVLTRFLAGGGPVLLYALAATAIGLVGGALAGMVAGYSGGRLDSLVMRGGDVLLSFPQLVLALLAVAVLGSSGWLLVLVIGITHIPRVARVARQATLSVAGQDYVLAARMYGMPRRRILTTEILPNITGPLMVELGLRLTYSIGYIASLSFLGLGVQPPAADWGLQINENRIALVVAPWGVLLPVAAIAILTVGTNMITDGLARASADTSVEATA; this is translated from the coding sequence ATGAGCACCGACACCAAACAGGACTCCGTGGACACGCCTCCGCCGGTGGAGACGGCGGCACCGGCCCCGGCGGCCGGGCTGCTGCGCCGCACCTGGCGACGCCGTCAGGTGAAGATCGGTACCTCGCTGACGCTGGTGGTCGTCGCCGTCGCGCTGCTCGGGCCCGTCCTCGGCCCACTGCTGACCGGCCACGACGTCGGCGACTTCGTGGGCAAGCCGTTCCGCCCGGACGGCGCGGCCGGCACCGACGACCTGGGGCGCGACGTCCTCACCCGCTTCCTCGCCGGCGGTGGCCCGGTGCTGCTCTACGCACTCGCCGCGACCGCGATCGGGCTCGTCGGCGGCGCGCTGGCCGGGATGGTCGCCGGTTACAGCGGCGGCCGCCTGGACAGCCTGGTGATGCGCGGCGGGGACGTGCTCCTGTCGTTCCCGCAGCTCGTGCTCGCTCTCCTGGCGGTGGCCGTCCTCGGCTCGTCGGGCTGGCTCCTGGTGCTCGTCATCGGCATCACGCACATCCCCCGGGTGGCCCGGGTCGCCCGGCAGGCCACGCTGTCGGTGGCCGGTCAGGACTACGTGCTGGCCGCCCGGATGTACGGGATGCCCCGGCGCCGGATCCTGACCACCGAGATCCTGCCGAACATCACCGGCCCGCTGATGGTGGAGCTGGGCCTGCGGCTGACCTACTCGATCGGCTACATCGCCTCGCTGTCGTTCCTCGGCCTGGGTGTGCAGCCACCGGCCGCGGACTGGGGCCTGCAGATCAACGAGAACCGGATCGCCCTCGTCGTCGCCCCGTGGGGCGTGCTGCTCCCGGTGGCCGCGATCGCGATCCTGACCGTGGGGACCAACATGATCACCGACGGGCTGGCGCGCGCGTCCGCCGACACGAGCGTGGAGGCGACCGCATGA
- a CDS encoding ABC transporter ATP-binding protein, with amino-acid sequence MSTTDTVHGTSPATSPTLRCTDLRIATTGGREVLHGVDYAIAPGEILALVGESGSGKTTAALAALGHFREGLTCTGGRIAFDGHTERVDDLLALPAASIRSMRGRLLSYVPQDPALSLNPLLRVGRQIDEVLAEHTAMDTTERTGRVREVLADVGLPGDDAFLRRYPHQLSGGQQQRVGIATAFACRPDLVVLDEPTTGLDVTTQDLVLDTVRELVTRSRTAALYITHDLAVVAQLADRVAVMCAGEVVETGEVAQVLHAPQHSYTRGLIAAVPDLHSAPERDAPAPAPDGRPLLAVSGVSKRYGRATVLDGVDLELAPGECLMLLGESGSGKTTLARGLAGLLELDDGSVALRGEALGFDRTPAQRRGVQYVFQSPFASLNPRRTIGSSLEVPLRRLTDLDAGQRRDRVHDMLGQVRLDSSFAGRYPGGLSGGERQRAAIARALVTAPDVLICDEVTSALDVSVQAAILDLLAAVRRELGTAMLFVTHNIALARHVADRIAVLHRGRIVEQGTVDEVLARPRHDYTVELLEHTPTMRVGA; translated from the coding sequence ATGAGCACCACCGACACGGTGCACGGCACATCGCCCGCCACGTCGCCGACGCTGCGCTGCACGGACCTTCGGATCGCCACCACCGGCGGCCGCGAGGTCCTGCACGGCGTCGACTACGCGATCGCGCCCGGCGAGATCCTGGCCCTGGTCGGCGAGTCCGGGTCCGGCAAGACCACCGCCGCACTCGCCGCGCTGGGCCACTTCCGGGAGGGCCTGACCTGCACCGGTGGCCGGATCGCCTTCGACGGCCACACCGAGCGGGTCGACGACCTGCTGGCGCTGCCCGCCGCGTCGATCCGCTCGATGCGCGGGCGCCTGCTCAGCTACGTGCCGCAGGACCCGGCGCTGTCGCTGAACCCGCTGCTGCGGGTGGGCCGGCAGATCGACGAGGTACTGGCCGAGCACACCGCGATGGACACGACGGAGCGGACCGGGCGGGTCCGTGAGGTGCTCGCCGACGTCGGGCTCCCCGGCGACGACGCGTTCCTGCGCCGCTACCCGCACCAGCTCTCCGGCGGCCAGCAGCAGCGGGTCGGGATCGCGACGGCGTTCGCCTGCCGCCCGGACCTGGTGGTGCTCGACGAGCCGACGACCGGGCTCGACGTGACGACCCAGGACCTCGTCCTGGACACCGTCCGGGAGCTGGTGACCCGCTCCCGGACGGCGGCGCTCTACATCACCCACGACCTGGCCGTCGTCGCGCAGCTGGCCGACCGGGTCGCGGTGATGTGCGCCGGTGAGGTGGTCGAGACCGGCGAGGTCGCGCAGGTCCTGCACGCCCCGCAGCACTCCTACACCCGCGGCCTGATCGCGGCGGTGCCCGACCTGCACTCGGCGCCGGAACGCGACGCCCCGGCACCGGCGCCGGACGGGCGGCCGTTGCTGGCGGTGAGCGGGGTGTCCAAGCGCTACGGGCGCGCCACCGTGCTCGACGGCGTCGACCTGGAGCTCGCGCCCGGTGAGTGCCTGATGCTGCTCGGCGAGTCCGGCTCGGGGAAGACGACGCTGGCCCGCGGGCTCGCGGGGCTGCTGGAGCTCGACGACGGCTCGGTCGCGCTGCGCGGCGAGGCGCTCGGCTTCGACCGGACGCCGGCCCAGCGGCGCGGCGTGCAGTACGTGTTCCAGAGCCCGTTCGCCTCGCTGAACCCGCGCCGGACCATCGGGAGCTCGCTGGAGGTGCCGCTGCGGCGGCTCACCGACCTCGACGCCGGGCAGCGCCGCGACCGGGTGCACGACATGCTCGGCCAGGTGCGTCTGGACAGCTCGTTCGCCGGGCGCTACCCGGGCGGGCTCTCCGGCGGGGAACGCCAGCGGGCGGCCATCGCCCGAGCGCTGGTCACCGCACCGGACGTGCTGATCTGCGACGAGGTCACCTCGGCGCTGGACGTGTCGGTGCAGGCCGCGATCCTCGACCTGCTGGCCGCAGTGCGCCGCGAGCTGGGCACGGCGATGCTGTTCGTGACCCACAACATCGCGCTGGCCCGGCACGTCGCGGACCGGATCGCGGTGCTGCACCGGGGACGCATCGTGGAGCAGGGCACCGTCGACGAGGTCCTGGCCCGCCCGCGGCACGACTACACCGTCGAGCTGCTCGAGCACACGCCGACGATGCGGGTCGGGGCGTGA